In Vigna unguiculata cultivar IT97K-499-35 chromosome 3, ASM411807v1, whole genome shotgun sequence, a single genomic region encodes these proteins:
- the LOC114176502 gene encoding protein G1-like1 — MSAAVAAAAAAAAMSGYHNSTRRQHTDHDLPLPSQRVCVAPPLSRYESQKRRDWNTFGQYLKNHRPPLTLSRCSGAHVLEFLRYLDQFGKTKVHAETCAYFGNSHPPGPCSCPLKQAWGSLDALIGRLRAAFEEHGGAPEMNPFGTRAVRLYLREVRDAQAKARGIAYEKKKRKKAETHDDVMSMMGSSDATYCGYGGAFLPQQVLSDSNATTSSSIPDGVSYFSSHCGFN, encoded by the coding sequence ATGTCCGCAGCCGTGGCCGCCGCCGCCGCAGCCGCCGCCATGTCGGGGTACCACAACTCCACGCGGAGACAACACACTGATCACGACTTGCCCTTACCGTCGCAGCGAGTGTGCGTGGCTCCTCCTCTGAGCAGGTACGAGTCCCAGAAGCGGCGCGACTGGAACACCTTCGGCCAGTACCTCAAGAACCACCGTCCACCTTTGACCCTCTCCCGCTGCAGCGGCGCCCACGTGCTGGAGTTCCTGCGCTACCTCGACCAGTTCGGAAAAACCAAGGTGCACGCCGAAACCTGCGCCTACTTCGGAAACTCCCACCCGCCTGGTCCCTGCTCGTGTCCCTTGAAGCAGGCGTGGGGCAGCTTGGACGCGCTGATCGGGAGGCTGCGCGCGGCGTTCGAGGAGCACGGCGGCGCGCCGGAGATGAACCCGTTCGGGACACGCGCGGTGAGGCTGTACCTGAGGGAAGTTCGCGACGCGCAGGCGAAGGCGAGAGGCATAGCGtatgagaagaagaagagaaagaaggcTGAAACGCATGATGATGTGATGAGCATGATGGGTTCCAGTGATGCCACTTACTGTGGTTATGGTGGTGCCTTTCTTCCTCAGCAGGTGCTGTCTGATTCAAATGCCACAACTTCTTCCTCCATCCCTGATGGGGTTTCCTATTTCTCTTCCCACTGTGGCTTCAATTGA